The Variovorax paradoxus B4 genome includes a region encoding these proteins:
- a CDS encoding NUDIX hydrolase, with protein MSWNEALIDEEISILQRIRSDVGARVLPQRLYEEFVKTYKKISTELVIFDEGGNVWLTQRPSKERQPDEPFAGQWHNPGVMHNFNESIDNAWERLCKDELGTDVVADGPQFIKILEFSESKRGHYLSLLYITRYRSGKLTSSTPSGFYKPSDLPKPIFEPHEKLIIPEAIKAAASLGWLQ; from the coding sequence ATGTCTTGGAATGAAGCACTGATAGATGAGGAAATTTCCATCTTGCAAAGAATTCGCTCCGACGTAGGAGCGAGGGTATTGCCGCAGCGGCTTTATGAAGAATTCGTAAAGACCTACAAGAAGATCTCCACCGAACTGGTGATCTTCGACGAAGGTGGCAATGTCTGGCTGACCCAGCGGCCGAGCAAGGAAAGGCAGCCTGACGAGCCCTTCGCGGGGCAATGGCACAACCCGGGTGTCATGCACAATTTCAACGAATCCATCGACAACGCCTGGGAGCGGCTGTGCAAGGACGAATTGGGAACGGACGTGGTGGCCGACGGGCCTCAATTCATCAAGATCCTTGAATTCAGCGAATCGAAGCGGGGGCATTACCTGTCGCTGCTCTATATCACGCGCTACCGCAGCGGCAAATTGACGAGCAGCACGCCCTCCGGCTTTTACAAGCCGAGCGACCTGCCGAAGCCGATCTTCGAGCCGCACGAAAAACTGATCATTCCCGAAGCGATCAAGGCGGCAGCGTCCCTCGGGTGGCTGCAATGA
- a CDS encoding L-rhamnose mutarotase: protein MPVRSFRLQLNPGQAAEYRRRHDALWPELAALLQQAGIEDYRIFLDEKDGALYGVMRYRRDDLLEALPRSPVMQRWWAYMADIMQTHPDHSPVSVELLPVFAFPPESAT, encoded by the coding sequence ATGCCCGTGCGATCCTTCAGGCTCCAGCTGAACCCGGGCCAGGCGGCGGAATACCGGCGCCGCCACGACGCCCTCTGGCCCGAGCTGGCGGCATTGCTGCAGCAGGCGGGCATCGAGGACTACCGCATCTTTCTCGACGAGAAGGACGGCGCGCTCTACGGTGTCATGCGCTACCGGCGCGACGACCTGCTCGAAGCGTTGCCCCGTTCGCCCGTGATGCAGCGCTGGTGGGCCTACATGGCGGACATCATGCAAACCCATCCCGATCATTCTCCCGTCAGCGTCGAGCTGCTGCCGGTCTTCGCCTTCCCGCCCGAATCAGCCACCTGA
- a CDS encoding GntR family transcriptional regulator, which translates to MPPPSSSTRGSALSDAIVNELKQLIYTGEFKPGERLNEAALALRMGTSRGPIREAIKVLAGLGIVNAVTNRGVYVRQLSLREMLEIYEMRALVFGYAAERACEHLTEEHKKQFEALLAAMDAACDAEDGTLYYELNLQFHALILTLSNNRRAYQAYDDYVKELHLVRRKYFNAPGNMRRSNIEHRAIFDAIAAANRSRARAAAERHVLAGRARLLSNFEEPQPGA; encoded by the coding sequence ATGCCCCCGCCATCTTCCAGCACCCGAGGTTCCGCCCTGTCGGATGCCATCGTCAACGAGCTCAAGCAACTGATCTACACCGGCGAGTTCAAGCCGGGCGAGCGGCTCAACGAGGCCGCCCTGGCGCTGCGCATGGGCACCAGCCGCGGACCGATCCGCGAGGCCATCAAGGTGCTGGCGGGCCTGGGCATCGTCAATGCCGTGACCAACCGCGGCGTGTACGTGCGGCAGCTCTCGCTGCGCGAGATGCTCGAGATCTACGAGATGCGCGCGCTGGTGTTCGGCTATGCGGCCGAGCGCGCCTGCGAGCATCTGACCGAAGAGCACAAGAAGCAGTTCGAGGCTTTGCTCGCAGCCATGGACGCGGCCTGCGACGCCGAAGACGGCACGCTCTACTACGAGCTGAACCTTCAGTTCCATGCGCTGATCCTGACACTCTCGAACAACCGGCGCGCCTACCAGGCCTACGACGACTACGTGAAGGAGCTGCACCTGGTGCGGCGCAAGTACTTCAATGCGCCGGGCAACATGCGCCGCTCGAACATCGAGCATCGCGCCATCTTCGATGCAATTGCGGCGGCGAACCGCTCGCGTGCGCGCGCGGCGGCCGAGCGCCACGTGCTCGCCGGCCGGGCGCGGCTGCTGTCGAATTTCGAGGAGCCGCAGCCGGGCGCCTGA
- a CDS encoding dihydrodipicolinate synthase family protein, with the protein MMNSGKRKARYAGAFSVAPTIFDERGELDLDGQKRCIDFIIEAGADGLCILANYSEQFALSDREREILTTTIFEHVAGRVPVIATTSHFSSQICADRSKRAAQAGAAMVMVMPPYHGATIRASESGVGEFYRRVADGLDIPIMLQDAPMSGTPLSAAFLAQLAHDVPAVCYFKIEVAQSAGKLRELIRLGGDAIEGPWDGEEAITLFADLEAGATGSILGAGYPDGLQPIIRDYLAGNREQAMRGYERWLPLINYENRQCGLLASKALMKAGGIIRCDLARHPIPALHPATEAGLIEIARNLDAMVLRWAR; encoded by the coding sequence ATGATGAATTCCGGAAAGCGCAAGGCGCGGTATGCGGGCGCCTTTTCGGTCGCCCCGACGATTTTCGACGAGCGCGGCGAACTCGATCTCGACGGCCAGAAGCGCTGTATCGATTTCATCATCGAAGCGGGCGCCGACGGGCTGTGCATATTGGCCAATTATTCGGAGCAATTCGCCCTGTCGGACCGCGAGCGCGAAATCCTCACCACCACGATCTTCGAGCATGTGGCCGGGCGCGTCCCGGTCATCGCGACCACCAGCCATTTCAGCTCCCAGATCTGCGCCGACCGCAGCAAGCGCGCTGCGCAGGCGGGTGCGGCCATGGTCATGGTCATGCCGCCCTACCACGGCGCCACCATCCGGGCCAGCGAGTCCGGGGTGGGGGAGTTCTACCGGCGCGTGGCCGACGGCCTCGACATACCGATCATGTTGCAGGACGCCCCGATGAGCGGCACACCGCTGTCCGCGGCCTTTCTGGCGCAGCTCGCGCACGACGTGCCGGCGGTGTGCTATTTCAAGATCGAGGTGGCGCAATCGGCCGGCAAGCTGCGCGAACTGATCCGCCTGGGCGGCGATGCCATCGAGGGACCGTGGGACGGTGAAGAGGCCATCACGCTGTTCGCCGACCTGGAAGCCGGCGCGACCGGCAGCATCCTGGGCGCCGGCTATCCCGACGGCCTGCAGCCGATCATCCGCGACTACCTCGCAGGGAACCGCGAACAGGCGATGCGCGGCTACGAGCGATGGCTGCCCCTCATCAACTACGAGAACCGGCAGTGCGGCCTGCTGGCCAGCAAGGCGTTGATGAAGGCTGGCGGAATCATCCGCTGCGACCTGGCGCGGCACCCGATCCCCGCGCTGCATCCCGCGACCGAGGCCGGGTTGATCGAAATCGCTCGGAACCTCGACGCGATGGTTCTGCGCTGGGCGCGTTGA
- a CDS encoding Bug family tripartite tricarboxylate transporter substrate binding protein — protein MQTKNLVLALGLCAFGHAAWAQPADYPSKPIRLVIGFAPGGAADYVARAMGDAFSKALGQPVVIDNKPGNGSSIAADIVAKAPPDGYTLLIASPSSISVNPALNSRLSYSARDLAPVTRITTSPLVLAVNPATGIRSVADLIAAAKKNPGKLNYSTSGNGSAPHLGAALFSQVTGTEMTHIPYRGGSLAIQSVMAGDTQLTFGTSPSVLPMASGGKLLALAVSTRERSPLVPGLPGMKEAGLPDYHIEFWYGMFVPAGTPAPIVKKIYDATIAAMQQPSVKASLARDGTEVSVSASPEQFSSFLAEDGKFWVKLVKSANVKVD, from the coding sequence ATGCAAACGAAGAACCTCGTCCTCGCATTGGGGCTCTGCGCGTTCGGCCACGCCGCTTGGGCGCAGCCCGCGGACTATCCGAGCAAGCCGATCCGCCTCGTGATCGGCTTCGCCCCGGGCGGCGCGGCCGACTACGTGGCCCGCGCGATGGGCGATGCCTTTTCCAAGGCGCTCGGCCAGCCGGTGGTGATCGACAACAAGCCCGGCAACGGATCGAGCATTGCCGCGGACATCGTGGCCAAGGCGCCGCCCGACGGCTACACGCTGCTGATCGCGAGCCCGAGCAGCATCTCGGTGAACCCGGCGCTCAATTCCAGGCTGTCGTACTCCGCGCGCGACCTCGCGCCCGTCACCAGGATCACCACCTCGCCGCTGGTGCTGGCGGTCAACCCCGCGACCGGCATCCGCTCGGTGGCCGACCTCATCGCGGCGGCGAAGAAGAACCCCGGCAAGCTCAACTATTCGACCTCGGGCAACGGCTCGGCGCCGCACCTCGGGGCCGCGCTGTTCAGCCAGGTGACCGGCACGGAGATGACGCACATCCCGTACCGCGGCGGCAGCCTGGCGATCCAGTCGGTGATGGCGGGCGACACGCAGCTGACCTTCGGTACCTCGCCCTCGGTGCTGCCCATGGCCAGCGGCGGCAAGCTGCTGGCGCTGGCCGTGAGCACGCGCGAGCGCTCGCCGCTGGTGCCTGGCCTCCCCGGCATGAAGGAAGCAGGCCTGCCCGACTACCACATCGAGTTCTGGTACGGCATGTTCGTGCCGGCCGGCACCCCGGCGCCCATCGTGAAGAAGATCTACGATGCAACGATTGCCGCGATGCAGCAGCCCTCGGTCAAGGCCTCGCTGGCGCGCGACGGCACCGAGGTGTCGGTGTCCGCATCGCCCGAGCAGTTCAGCAGCTTCCTGGCGGAGGACGGCAAGTTCTGGGTCAAGCTGGTCAAGAGCGCGAACGTCAAGGTCGACTAG
- a CDS encoding helix-turn-helix domain-containing protein, with amino-acid sequence MNAKFDARSLDHRLLQTLRQRAVAAVNEGCSVAQVALVYGLNRRTVFRWVADYRRDGPQALLAKPIPGRPKRRDANAVSEPMQPARSE; translated from the coding sequence ATGAATGCCAAGTTTGACGCCCGCAGCCTGGACCACCGGCTGCTGCAGACCCTGCGGCAACGGGCGGTCGCGGCCGTGAACGAGGGGTGCAGCGTGGCCCAGGTCGCGCTGGTCTACGGCCTGAACCGGCGCACGGTGTTTCGCTGGGTCGCGGACTACCGGCGCGACGGGCCGCAGGCCCTGCTGGCCAAGCCCATTCCCGGACGGCCCAAGCGGCGCGACGCGAATGCCGTGTCGGAGCCGATGCAGCCGGCGCGCAGCGAATGA
- the yccS gene encoding YccS family putative transporter produces the protein MSSLSLDLFHQRLRRMAGHAQPLRVLLTLGSLMAIGSLSGHAEAMTPLFLGAIASALAETDDSGRGRLRAQAVTLLCFAAAAFAVVSWIDNPVLFVPGLALAAFSLTMLGAIEPRYKAVGFATLILAIYAMLGIDGSAAAPGGAGRLQEALLLLAGAAWYGVFSVAWCTLFPAQPVQAQLAGLFRVLGDYVCFKASLFEPLRGIDMERKRLSLAQLNTQVVAELNAAKEGIFRRIGSTRAPTGRIVRYRGLYLIAQDVHERATSSHDDYNALADAFFHSDLLYRCQRVLTLQGEACRRLARSIERREPFAADPASGHALAELQSAIDHERAQLREPRRAALLASVEAMAWNLAQLERQLAGATEPSARAGRADMGLFDRSPRSGREMVERVRHQFTPRSALFRHALRLAVALVAGYGVMLLIHPVRGYWILLTTLFVCQQAWGDTVSRVGQRIAGTAIGVVAGWALLVLFPQPWAQSLLAVAAGVFFFATRATRYLLATAAVTVLVLMCFNQVGDSDVLMVPRLIDTAIGSLIAALAMVLVLPHWQARRFSDLAAAALRNHAHYLRQIASQYRSGARDDLAYRLARRNAHNADATLSSAVFEMFREPGFVRPRAGTALRFLIQSHTLLSYLSALGAHRVALHAPQQLDALRMEAEGTAAALEALASYMEGGLPEAGEASAERVDHEPPEAAPHRGEAGDHAARLFRTELALVRQQIEALHEQAGRWLQPQPDGAPHSP, from the coding sequence ATGTCTTCTCTCTCCCTCGATCTTTTCCACCAGCGGCTTCGCCGGATGGCCGGCCACGCCCAGCCGCTGCGGGTGTTGCTCACGCTCGGCAGCCTGATGGCCATCGGCAGCCTCAGCGGGCACGCCGAAGCCATGACGCCGCTTTTCCTGGGTGCCATTGCAAGCGCCCTGGCCGAAACCGACGACAGCGGCCGGGGCCGGCTGCGCGCGCAGGCCGTCACGCTGCTGTGCTTCGCGGCGGCGGCCTTCGCGGTCGTGTCCTGGATCGACAACCCCGTGCTCTTCGTCCCGGGGCTGGCGCTGGCTGCGTTCTCGCTGACGATGCTGGGCGCGATCGAGCCCCGCTACAAGGCCGTCGGCTTCGCCACGCTCATTCTGGCGATCTACGCCATGCTGGGCATCGACGGCAGCGCGGCTGCCCCGGGCGGCGCTGGCCGGCTCCAGGAGGCCCTGCTGCTGCTGGCGGGCGCGGCATGGTATGGCGTGTTCTCGGTGGCATGGTGCACGCTCTTCCCCGCCCAGCCGGTGCAGGCGCAGCTGGCGGGGCTGTTCCGCGTGCTGGGCGACTATGTGTGTTTCAAGGCCTCGCTCTTCGAGCCGCTGCGCGGCATCGACATGGAGCGCAAGCGGCTGTCGCTCGCGCAGCTCAACACGCAAGTGGTGGCCGAGCTCAACGCCGCCAAGGAAGGCATCTTCCGGCGCATCGGCAGCACGCGCGCTCCCACGGGCCGCATCGTGCGCTACCGCGGCCTCTATCTGATTGCGCAGGACGTGCACGAGCGCGCCACCTCGTCGCACGACGACTACAACGCGCTGGCCGATGCCTTCTTCCACAGCGACCTGCTGTACCGCTGCCAGCGCGTGCTGACCCTGCAGGGCGAGGCCTGCAGGCGCCTTGCCCGATCCATCGAGCGGCGCGAACCCTTTGCCGCCGATCCGGCCAGCGGCCACGCGCTCGCGGAGCTGCAAAGCGCCATCGATCACGAGCGCGCGCAGCTGCGCGAACCGCGCCGGGCGGCACTGCTCGCGTCCGTCGAGGCCATGGCGTGGAACCTGGCGCAGCTCGAGCGGCAGCTCGCCGGCGCCACCGAACCGTCGGCCCGGGCCGGGCGCGCCGACATGGGGCTGTTCGACCGCTCGCCGCGCTCCGGGCGCGAGATGGTGGAACGCGTGCGGCACCAGTTCACGCCGCGTTCGGCGCTGTTCCGCCATGCGCTGCGGCTGGCGGTCGCGCTGGTGGCCGGCTACGGCGTGATGTTGCTGATCCATCCGGTGCGCGGCTACTGGATCCTGCTGACCACGCTGTTCGTCTGCCAGCAGGCCTGGGGCGACACGGTGTCGCGCGTCGGGCAGCGCATCGCCGGGACGGCGATCGGCGTGGTGGCGGGCTGGGCGCTGCTGGTGCTTTTTCCCCAGCCCTGGGCCCAATCGCTTTTGGCGGTGGCCGCGGGCGTGTTCTTCTTCGCCACGCGTGCGACGCGCTATCTGCTTGCGACCGCGGCCGTCACGGTGCTGGTGCTGATGTGCTTCAACCAGGTGGGCGACAGCGACGTGCTGATGGTGCCCCGGCTGATCGACACCGCCATCGGCAGCCTGATCGCCGCGCTGGCGATGGTCCTGGTGCTGCCCCACTGGCAGGCGCGGCGCTTCAGCGACCTGGCGGCAGCGGCGCTGCGCAACCACGCGCACTACCTGCGGCAGATCGCGAGCCAGTACCGCTCGGGCGCGCGCGACGACCTGGCCTACCGGCTCGCCAGGCGCAACGCCCACAACGCCGATGCGACGCTGTCCAGCGCCGTGTTCGAGATGTTCCGCGAACCCGGTTTCGTGCGGCCGCGCGCAGGCACGGCGCTGCGCTTCCTGATCCAGTCGCACACGCTGCTGAGCTACCTCTCGGCACTCGGCGCACACCGCGTGGCGCTGCATGCGCCACAGCAGCTGGATGCCCTGCGCATGGAAGCCGAGGGCACCGCGGCAGCGCTGGAGGCACTGGCGTCGTACATGGAGGGCGGCTTGCCGGAGGCTGGCGAAGCGAGCGCCGAACGCGTTGATCATGAGCCGCCGGAAGCAGCACCCCACAGGGGCGAGGCCGGCGATCACGCCGCGCGGCTTTTCCGCACCGAGCTTGCGCTGGTCCGTCAGCAGATCGAGGCGCTGCACGAACAGGCCGGCCGATGGCTGCAGCCGCAGCCGGACGGCGCGCCCCACTCGCCGTAG
- a CDS encoding MarR family winged helix-turn-helix transcriptional regulator — translation MHDTQGMQAFPDASALRAPRSLDELLLYRLSRAVRTASGMATRLVEGGFGITRREWGMIGTLAQHGEMTSSALAAHLQLDRVRTSRGLRSLVEKKLVSRRQDEEDRRGVHVRLSPSGRQLFERVFPRIAALNTDLLAGIEPAQLDIFLQCLQHLEQRASALSAQGVVAEKADRRAGGTRHRWPEAG, via the coding sequence ATGCACGACACGCAAGGCATGCAAGCCTTCCCCGATGCCAGCGCCCTGCGCGCGCCCCGCTCCCTGGACGAGCTGCTCCTGTACCGGCTTTCGCGCGCAGTGCGCACCGCCAGCGGCATGGCCACGCGCCTGGTCGAGGGCGGCTTCGGCATCACGCGCCGCGAGTGGGGAATGATCGGCACGCTCGCGCAGCACGGCGAGATGACCTCCTCGGCGCTGGCCGCGCATCTGCAGCTGGACCGCGTGCGCACCTCGCGCGGCCTGCGCAGCCTGGTCGAGAAGAAGCTGGTGTCGCGCCGGCAGGACGAGGAAGACCGGCGCGGTGTGCATGTGCGGCTGAGCCCCTCGGGCCGGCAGCTCTTCGAGCGGGTGTTTCCGCGCATCGCGGCCCTCAACACCGATCTGCTCGCCGGCATCGAGCCCGCGCAGCTCGACATCTTCCTGCAGTGCCTGCAGCATCTCGAACAGCGCGCGAGCGCTCTGAGCGCACAGGGCGTGGTGGCGGAGAAGGCCGACCGGCGCGCGGGCGGCACGCGCCACCGGTGGCCGGAGGCGGGCTGA
- the rhmD gene encoding L-rhamnonate dehydratase — protein sequence MASQTIKQVRAYTLRGGGADYHDQSDGHWIDDHISTPMSKYPEYRQSRRSFGINVLGTLVVEVEASDGTVGFAVTTGGEPGAFIVEKHLARFIEGARVTDVEKIWDQMYQSTLYYGRKGIVLNTLSAVDLALWDLMGKLREEPVHQLLGGAVRNELQFYATGARPDLAKQMGFIGGKLPLQHGPAEGEEGLRRNLEKLAHMRELVGPDFWLMYDCWMSLDLNYATRLAHAAADFRLKWIEEALPPDDYWGYAALRKNMPAGMMVSTGEHEATRWGFRLLLEMGCCDIIQPDVNWCGGLTELVKISALADAHGALVVPHGSSVYSYHFVITRHNSPFAEFLMMAPKADEVVPMFNPLLLDEPIPQQGRMSVNQLDKPGFGVRLNPECMLERPYSH from the coding sequence ATGGCTTCTCAGACCATCAAACAGGTTCGTGCCTACACCTTGCGTGGCGGCGGGGCCGACTACCACGACCAGTCCGACGGGCACTGGATCGACGACCACATCTCGACGCCGATGAGCAAGTACCCCGAATACCGCCAGAGCCGCCGCAGCTTCGGCATCAACGTGCTCGGCACGCTGGTGGTGGAAGTCGAGGCCAGCGACGGCACCGTGGGCTTCGCAGTCACGACCGGCGGCGAGCCGGGGGCCTTCATCGTGGAAAAGCACCTGGCGCGCTTCATCGAAGGGGCCCGGGTCACCGACGTCGAGAAGATCTGGGACCAGATGTACCAGTCGACCCTCTACTACGGCCGCAAGGGCATCGTGCTGAACACGCTCTCCGCGGTGGACCTGGCGCTGTGGGACCTGATGGGCAAGCTGCGCGAGGAGCCGGTGCACCAGCTGCTCGGCGGCGCCGTGCGCAACGAACTGCAGTTCTATGCCACCGGCGCGCGCCCGGACCTCGCGAAGCAGATGGGTTTCATCGGCGGCAAGCTGCCGCTGCAGCACGGCCCGGCCGAAGGCGAGGAAGGCCTGCGGCGCAATCTCGAGAAGCTGGCCCACATGCGCGAGCTGGTCGGCCCCGACTTCTGGCTGATGTACGACTGCTGGATGAGCCTGGACCTCAACTACGCCACGCGGCTGGCGCACGCCGCCGCTGATTTCAGGCTCAAGTGGATCGAAGAGGCGCTGCCGCCGGACGACTACTGGGGCTATGCGGCGCTGCGCAAGAACATGCCCGCCGGCATGATGGTCTCGACCGGCGAGCACGAGGCCACGCGCTGGGGCTTCCGCCTGCTCCTCGAGATGGGATGCTGCGACATCATCCAGCCCGACGTGAACTGGTGCGGCGGCCTGACGGAACTGGTCAAGATCTCTGCGCTGGCCGATGCGCACGGCGCGCTGGTGGTGCCGCACGGCTCGTCGGTCTACAGCTATCACTTCGTCATCACGCGGCACAACAGCCCGTTTGCCGAGTTCCTGATGATGGCGCCCAAGGCCGATGAAGTGGTGCCGATGTTCAACCCGCTGCTGCTGGACGAACCGATTCCGCAGCAGGGGCGGATGTCGGTGAACCAGCTCGACAAGCCGGGTTTCGGGGTGCGCCTGAACCCCGAATGCATGCTCGAGCGGCCCTACAGCCACTGA
- a CDS encoding SDR family NAD(P)-dependent oxidoreductase, whose translation MLLANKTVIVTGASRGIGRAVALECARQGARVIIGHSGSAQGRTAAFSLMEEISGFGSHGIEVGSDAADPDTGARLVTAALDAFGGVDVFVNNAGICPFHSFLDMPRETYLRTVDTNLNGAYFAVQAAANQMKKQGSGGAIIAVSSISALVGGGMQTHYTPTKAGLHSLMQSCAIALGPYGIRCNTVLPGTIATDINQEDLADEEKRAYMIRRTTLGRLGAPEDIAGPVVFLASDMARYVTGAALLVDGGMFVNLQ comes from the coding sequence ATGCTGCTAGCCAACAAGACCGTGATCGTGACCGGCGCCTCGCGCGGCATCGGCCGTGCCGTCGCGCTGGAATGCGCGCGCCAGGGAGCGCGCGTCATCATCGGGCACAGCGGCAGTGCCCAGGGCCGGACGGCCGCTTTCTCGCTGATGGAGGAAATCTCCGGCTTCGGCAGCCATGGCATCGAGGTAGGCAGCGATGCCGCCGATCCGGACACCGGCGCCAGGCTGGTCACGGCGGCGCTCGACGCCTTCGGGGGCGTGGACGTGTTCGTCAACAACGCCGGCATCTGCCCCTTCCATTCCTTTCTCGACATGCCCCGCGAAACCTACTTGCGCACGGTCGACACCAACCTGAACGGCGCCTACTTCGCGGTCCAGGCCGCCGCCAACCAGATGAAGAAACAAGGCAGCGGCGGCGCCATCATCGCCGTCAGTTCGATCAGCGCGCTGGTCGGGGGCGGCATGCAGACGCACTACACACCGACCAAGGCAGGGCTGCACTCGCTGATGCAGTCCTGCGCCATCGCGCTCGGACCCTACGGCATCCGCTGCAACACCGTGCTGCCGGGCACCATCGCCACCGACATCAACCAGGAAGACTTGGCCGATGAGGAAAAGCGCGCCTACATGATCCGGCGCACCACGCTGGGCCGGCTGGGCGCGCCCGAGGACATCGCCGGCCCGGTCGTCTTTCTGGCGTCGGACATGGCCCGCTATGTCACGGGCGCCGCGCTGCTGGTGGACGGCGGCATGTTCGTCAATCTTCAATGA
- a CDS encoding amidohydrolase family protein: protein MTPELWLETPGAGSGTYTGPIVDSHIHLFDPRRPQGIPWPPKYDAIHRPTLPADYFAASGKHCVTGAIAVEASPWQDDNFWLLETLRVDARMLGFVGNLVPGADDFRPALERLAAEPLFLGIRCGNLWDRDLREGVRNPAFIDDLRALAESGRSLDSANPDARLIEALLEIAHQVPALRIVVDHLPGAVIPVYQEQTFLHNLRTLAAHPGVFAKISQIPVNASDSAQARNRLDTLWELFGEDRCLFGSDWPNSLHEAPFPDILGSALWFMRDKSELAKTKFFSTNSARAYR from the coding sequence ATGACCCCCGAACTCTGGCTGGAAACGCCCGGCGCGGGGTCGGGCACCTATACCGGGCCGATCGTCGATTCGCACATTCACCTGTTCGATCCCCGCCGCCCGCAAGGCATTCCGTGGCCTCCGAAATACGATGCGATCCATCGGCCCACGCTCCCTGCGGACTACTTCGCCGCGTCGGGGAAGCACTGCGTCACCGGTGCCATCGCCGTCGAAGCGAGTCCCTGGCAAGACGACAATTTCTGGCTGCTGGAAACGCTGCGCGTCGACGCCCGGATGCTCGGCTTCGTCGGCAACCTGGTGCCCGGTGCCGACGACTTTCGCCCCGCGCTGGAACGGCTGGCGGCCGAGCCCCTGTTCCTCGGAATCCGATGCGGCAACCTCTGGGATCGCGACCTGCGCGAAGGAGTCCGAAACCCCGCGTTCATTGACGACCTGCGCGCGCTGGCCGAGAGCGGCCGCAGCCTCGACAGCGCCAACCCCGATGCACGATTGATCGAGGCCCTGCTGGAGATCGCCCACCAGGTGCCGGCACTGAGGATCGTGGTCGACCACCTGCCCGGCGCCGTCATCCCGGTCTATCAGGAACAGACCTTCCTGCATAACCTGCGGACGCTGGCGGCGCATCCCGGGGTGTTCGCGAAGATCTCCCAGATTCCCGTGAACGCGAGCGATTCGGCACAGGCCCGCAACCGCCTGGACACCCTGTGGGAACTGTTCGGCGAAGACCGGTGCCTGTTTGGCAGCGACTGGCCCAACAGCCTGCACGAGGCCCCGTTTCCCGACATCCTGGGCTCGGCCCTGTGGTTCATGCGGGACAAATCCGAGCTGGCAAAGACGAAGTTCTTTTCGACGAACTCGGCTCGCGCCTACCGCTGA